One Brassica oleracea var. oleracea cultivar TO1000 chromosome C7, BOL, whole genome shotgun sequence genomic window carries:
- the LOC106306185 gene encoding uncharacterized protein LOC106306185 encodes MSSRRLVKRALILDEDDEDDVVYSFKVLLPNSTSVPLTVTNPGPEMPMETFVNLVKEEYDKARKSCLLMTKRRRVDWNLGGKFHLESDSEKMEGMVRFAAFKPNSLHIIRLDDGSGVTSTMYENLWDLTPDTDLLKELPENYSFETALADLIDNSLQAVWSCSPGERRLISVDVSADWISVFDTGRGMDSSEENAIVKWGKIGGSLHRSEKTFAIGGKPPYLKPFFGMFGYGGPYACMFLGRRTLVSSKTKESKKVFTLQFEKEALIGNHSVSGKHWKTSGGMRDPTEEENKLSPHGSFTKVEIFESEFDMSKIYQLQCRLKDIYFPYIQCDELSKTGRTERPVEFQVSGEDLAEIAGGEVAITNLNSKGEEFSFQIRFSLASEKRKGKPQQANARLKFVYFPIVQGKESIEKILEGLQEEGCKVSESFETFGRVSIRRLGRLLPEVRWDSIPFMQRGNRASTLQKSCRRVKCFIDLDAGFSPTPSKTDLASQNPFSVALRNFGSKQTDKDKDTDVKMVIHREGKSVTQLEQNYQDWVMKMHDAHDEEATSGEDEAILVLESLDKKALGILRDAVRVHKVVTRNGKLWKRGQNIKLLKGACGGVHNGNIYATIDYFLIEGFEDEAGGDTRILCRPIDCPKKEGCKLSCIDGSWRLELQKSLTLPITIIDSGKCLHADADEWTRKLERQQEKAPSKIDLLDERDCRELNIDGELPVSVRVGRAPPQQIVAVIRPASFTSVTPSKKLEQKHVVSMEGKEMVMVVKLVDPNTKPSAKVATKSVCSQRVFPTSCKGIGGLYIFSLGSKFPNLFKRAGTYNFSFSIGDSIRCNKTVVVKPSSKAAKWKLDDSLDPLPCNVRVGSCLGPLRIACFDEYENQIQFTSVPSLEVELKANAGFDLKIDDFETNLIDGGSTLMIKEMLVETDALDKIGPSYDATLEIRAQDKPLSVSIACKVNPGPLKRVEVNNPQAFENLLPGSTVENLILEMFDGFNNHIAEGTSVLINTEGYCIEDWMGVNRKVDGSGCIDLSGILKVTEGYGKHVSFSVVSDCKEIFRKESQIEERELRLVTERPESCIAGSNLTSLIFKVTDSDGSLDTSIHHDEKTRCIHTLSVESDSSSVESGIRYAFVHGSCKIPSLSLPETEGIFSVKVFHSRYPELHVNLEILITPAQTIERDDDIGCSTPYSRMTSTPQSGMASATPFPRVTPTPSLGLERTPCSQFGVLAIRSPSLNGSCPSGVMDIPQYTQSLKQELSTYEAQQEEIDERIKCLEAEQEQDEQELITLQASLDSICAALPECLSTRESMMKHIEEEHQDTAASVFCSLTKKVPPPRSLFLSIKGGVFGIVALLGSVASTSLSRILSAYLGKEKMLALVCKSSAYRASYAEYLRLQDEAARLGRSITNPPQVICLNAYTPWRSGLVENDPQRRLDMANPSLRNGGLIPGFKGYAVNMIELAVRDLDIGTNSHGLRETLFYGLFGDLQVYETGKDLEAALPYIKDGVDAVSLDGVISNRDGFLFSGCCVPDVHFPVTVPENHEKTLVKMEITREKKRKREEEIVEERGLLRKIEKKMKKATKKYERFSAMADSQDRINKC; translated from the exons ATGAGCTCTAGGAGATTGGTCAAGAGAGCATTGATTCTAGATGAGGACGATGAGGATGATGTGGTTTACAGCTTCAAGGTCCTCTTGCCTAACAGCACTAGTGTGCCACTCACGGTCACTAACCCAGGACCTGAGATGCCGATGGAGACTTTTGTCAACCTGGTGAAGGAGGAGTATGACAAAGCACGTAAAAGCTGTTTGTTGATGACCAAGAGGAGAAGGGTTGACTGGAACTTGGGTGGAAAGTTCCATCTTGAGTCAGATAGTGAAAAGATGGAAGGAATGGTTCGCTTTGCTGCGTTCAAGCCCAACTCGTTACACATAATACGTCTTGAT GACGGTTCTGGTGTAACTTCCACCATGTATGAG AACCTGTGGGATTTGACACCTGACACTGATCTTCTGAAAGAGCTACCTGAAAATTATAGCTTTGAGACAGCTCTTGCGGATCTAATA GATAATTCTTTGCAAGCTGTGTGGTCTTGTTCCCCCGGAGAGCGAAGGCTGATTAG TGTGGATGTTTCTGCTGATTGGATCTCAGTCTTTGATACTGGAAGAGGAATGGACAGTAGTGAGGAAAATGCTATCGTTAAATG GGGAAAAATAGGGGGCTCATTACATAGATCTGAAAAGACCTTTGCTATTGGAGGCAAACCACCATACCTTAAG CCCTTCTTTGGGATGTTTGGATATGGAGGCCCTTATGCTTGTATGTTCTTGGGAAG GCGTACTTTGGTGTCTTCTAAGACGAAAGAGTCCAAGAAAGTATTCACTTTGCAATTCGAGAAAGAAGCCTTGATTGGCAACCACTCAGTCTCTGGAAAACACTGGAAG ACTAGTGGTGGCATGAGGGACCCGACAGAGGAAGAAAATAAGTTATCGCCTCATGGCAGTTTCACAAAG GTTGAGATATTTGAATCAGAATTTGACATGTCCAAAATATATCAACTACAGTGCAGGCTTAAGGATATTTACTTTCCTTACATTCAG TGTGACGAACTTTCCAAAACTGGGAGGACTGAAAGGCCTGTAGAGTTTCAG GTCAGTGGAGAAGATTTAGCTGAGATAGCAGGTGGTGAAGTTGCCATTACCAACCTAAATTCCAAGGGTGAAGAGTTTTCGTTTCAGATCCGGTTCAGTCTTGCAAGTGAAAAACGAAAAG GGAAACCTCAACAAGCAAATGCTCGCCTCAAATTTGTTTATTTTCCAATCGTCCAG GGAAAAGAAAGCATCGAGAAAATTTTGGAGGGATTACAAGAGGAAGGTTGCAAAGTTTCCGAAAGCTTCGAGACTTTTGGTCGTGTTTCAATAAGAAGGCTTGGTCGTCTACTTCCAGAAGTCCGTTGG GATTCAATACCGTTCATGCAAAGAGGTAACAGAGCGTCTACTTTGCAGAAATCTTGCCGAAGAGTAAAATGCTTTATCG ATTTGGATGCTGGTTTTAGCCCAACGCCCTCCAAA ACCGACCTTGCAAGCCAAAATCCTTTCTCAGTGGCTCTAAGAAACTTCGGTAGTAAACAGACAGATAAGGATAAGGATACTG ATGTCAAAATGGTGATTCACCGAGAAGGAAAATCAGTCACACAATTGGAGCAGAATTATCAGGATTGGGTTATGAAGATGCATGATGCCCATGATGAAGAGGCTACGTCGGGTGAAGATGAAGCTATTCTCGTTCTTGAATCCTTGGATAAAAAGGCTCTTGGCATTTTGCGTGATG CTGTGAGGGTGCACAAGGTAGTCACGAGAAACGGAAAGTTGTGGAAACGTGGTCAGAATATAAAGCTTCTGAAAGGAGCTTGTGGTGGGGTTCACAATGGTAATATCTATGCTACCATTGACTATTTCTTAATAGAAGGGTTTGAAGACGAAGCAGGCG GTGATACTCGGATTTTATGCAG GCCTATCGATTGCCCTAAGAAAGAAGGATGCAAGCTTTCATGCATCGATGGAAGTTGGAGACTGGAACTTCAGAAGTCTTTAACATTGCCTATTACTATAATCGACTCTGGAAAG TGCCTACATGCAGATGCAGACGAATGGACTAGAAAACTTGAAAGGCAACAGGAAAAGGCACCTTCCAAAATTGATTTGCTGGATGAGAGGGATTGCAGAGAATTGAACATTGATGGG GAACTACCAGTTTCTGTGCGTGTTGGGAGAGCTCCCCCGCAACAAATCGTGGCAGTTATCCGACCTGCATCCTTCACATCCGTTACACCGTCAAAGAAGTTGGAACAAAAGCATGTTGTTAGTATGGAGGGCAAAGAAATGGTCATGGTAGTAAAACTGGTAGACCCAAATACGAAACCAAGTGCTAAGGTTGCCACCAAATCAGTGTGTTCGCAGCGTGTGTTTCCTACATCCTGTAAAGGGATTGGTGGTCTTTACATCTTCTCCCTTGGCTCCAAGTTTCCGAACCTCTTCAAGAGAGCTGGCACTTACAACTTTTCTTTCTCTATC GGGGACTCGATTAGGTGCAACAAAACGGTTGTTGTTAAACCTTCTTCTAAGGCAGCAAAGTGGAAACTTGATGATAGTCTGGATCCCCTGCCGTGCAATGTTCG AGTTGGTTCGTGTCTTGGACCTCTCCGTATAGCCTGCTTTGATGAGTATGAAAATCAGATACAGTTCACTTCTGTTCCAAGCCTGGAAGTTGAACTGAAAGCCAACGCTGGATTTGATCTCAAGATTGATGACTTTGAGACCAACCTGATAGATGGAGGATCAACTCTCATGATCAAG GAAATGCTCGTTGAGACTGATGCATTAGACAAGATCGGCCCAAGTTATGATGCAACCTTGGAGATACGCGCACAAGACAAACCTTTAAGTGTCTCGATTGCTTGTAAAG TGAACCCCGGGCCTCTGAAACGAGTTGAAGTGAATAATCCTCAGGCTTTTGAAAATTTGCTTCCAGGTTCTACTGTTGAAAATTTGATTCTGGAG ATGTTCGATGGATTCAATAACCACATTGCAGAAGGGACCAGTGTTCTGATAAACACTGAGGGCTATTGTATCGAAGACTGGATGGGCGTCAACCGTAAG GTTGATGGTAGTGGCTGCATTGATCTCTCTGGCATCCTCAAAGTCACAGAAGGCTATGGAAAACATG TCTCATTCTCTGTTGTGTCTGATTGTAAAGAGATCTTCCGGAAAGAGTCTCAAATCGAGGAACGAGAGCTAAGGCTTGTAACAGAG CGGCCCGAGTCCTGTATTGCCGGTTCAAATCTTACGAGCCTCATTTTCAAAGTGACGGATTCAGATGGTTCTTTGGATACTAGTATCCATCATGACGAAAAAACCAGGTGTATCCACACCCTGAGCGTTGAATCTGATTCAAGCAGCGTTGAGAGTGGAATCAGATATGCCTTTGTTCATGGCTCCTGCAAAATTCCTTCTCTTTCCTTACCTGAGACCGAGGGTATCTTCTCCGTCAAGGTTTTCCATTCTCGGTATCCTGAGCTTCATGTGAATTTAGAG ATTCTGATAACGCCTGCTCAAACAATTGAAAGAGATGACGACATTGGGTGTTCAACACCTTACTCAAGGATGACATCAACACCTCAATCAGGGATGGCTTCAGCCACTCCGTTTCCAAGAGTGACGCCAACTCCCAGTTTAGGATTGGAACGAACTCCATGTTCACAGTTTGGAGTTTTGGCCATTAGGTCACCGTCATTGAATGGCAGTTGCCCATCTGGCGTGATGGATATACCGCAGTACACTCAG AGTCTAAAACAAGAACTCAGTACATACGAGGCACAGCAAGAGGAAATAGATGAGCGCATAAAATGTTTGGAGGCTGAACAAGAACAGGACGAGCAAGAGTTGATTACTTTGCAAG CTTCTCTGGATTCTATCTGTGCGGCGCTCCCGGAATGCCTATCCACTAGAGAGTCCATGATGAAACACATTGAAGAGGAGCATCAAGACACTGCAGCATCGGTCTTCTGTTCTTTGACCAAAAAGGTTCCCCCTCCGCGGTCTTTGTTTCTGTCAATCAAAGGAGGAGTGTTTGGCATTGTAGCCCTTCTTGGTTCTGTTGCCTCCACTTCACTAAGCAG GATATTATCTGCATATTTGGGGAAAGAAAAAATGCTTGCGCTGGTATGCAAATCATCAGCATATAGAGCAAGCTATGCTGAGTACCTGAGGCTTCAAGATGAAGCAGCTAGGCTCGGACGATCCATAACCAATCCTCCGCAGGTTATTTGTCTTAATGCATACAC ACCTTGGAGAAGTGGACTTGTGGAAAATGATCCACAGAGGAGACTAGACATGGCTAACCCTTCCCTACGCAATGGGGGTCTTATACCAGGTTTCAAAGGTTACGCTGTGAACATGATCGAGTTGGCTGTAAGGGACCTGGATATAGGAACAAACAGTCATGGGCTTAGAGAGACGCTCTTCTATGGACTTTTTGGAGACTTGCAAGTGTACGAGACCGGGAAGGATCTTGAAGCAGCCCTTCCTTACATCAAAGATGGTGTAGATGCTGTGTCTCTAGATGGTGTGATCTCCAACAGAGATGGGTTTTTATTCTCTGGATGCTG CGTTCCAGATGTTCATTTTCCAGTAACAGTACCAGAGAATCACGAGAAGACTTTGGTGAAGATGGAAATAACAAGGGAGAAGAAGAGAAAGCGTGAGGAGGAGATAGTTGAGGAGAGAGGTTTGTTGAGGAAGATAGAGAAAAAGATGAAGAAGGCAACGAAGAAGTACGAACGTTTCTCAGCCATGGCTGACTCTCAGGACCGTATAAATAAATGTTAA